Proteins from a genomic interval of Chelonoidis abingdonii isolate Lonesome George chromosome 7, CheloAbing_2.0, whole genome shotgun sequence:
- the SPARC gene encoding SPARC isoform X2 has protein sequence MRAWIFFLICLAGKALATPEALPDEIEVVEDPTTEEPVGVNPVQVEVGEFEEPTEDVEEIVAENPCQNHHCKHGKICEVDDNNIPMCVCQDPSTCPPSIGLFEKVCGTDNKTYDSSCHFFATKCTLEGTKKGHKLHLDYIGPCKYIPPCLDTELTEFPLRMRDWLKNVLVTLYERDEDNNLLTEKQKLKVKKIHENEKRLEAGEHTVELLARDFEKNYNMYIFPVHWQFGQLDQHPIDGYLSHTELAPLRAPLIPMEHCTTRFFEECDLDNDKYIALEEWGSCFGIKEKDIDKDLVI, from the exons ATGCGGGCCTGGATCTTCTTCCTTATCTGCCTAGCTGGCAAGGCGCTGGCAACACCT GAAGCCCTGCCAGACGAGATTGAAGTAGTGGAGGATCCTACAACCGAG GAGCCTGTCGGAGTCAATCCCGTCCAGGTGGAGGTCGGGGAGTTTGAGGAGCCCACCGAGGATGTGGAGGAGATTGTCGCTGAGA ATCCCTGCCAGAACCATCATTGCAAGCATGGCAAAATCTGTGAGGTGGACGACAACAACATCCCCATGTGTGTGTGCCAAGACCCCTCCACCTGCCCACCCAGCATTGGCCTGTTCGAGAAG gtgTGTGGCACTGACAACAAGACCTATGACTCCTCCTGCCACTTCTTTGCCACCAAGTGCACCCTGGAGGGCACCAAGAAGGGACACAAGCTCCACCTGGACTACATCGGGCCCTGCAAAT ACATTCCTCCCTGCCTGGACACAGAGCTGACCGAGTTCCCCCTGCGCATGCGCGACTGGCTCAAGAACGTGTTGGTCACCCTGTACGAGCGGGACGAGGACAACAACCTGCTGACGGAGAAGCAGAAGCTCAAG GTGAAGAAGATCCACGAGAACGAGAAGCGCCTGGAAGCCGGCGAGCACACTGTCGAGCTGCTGGCTCGGGACTTTGAGAAGAACTACAACATGTACATCTTCCCTGTGCACTGGCAATTTGGCCAGCTGGACCAGCATCCCATTGACGG GTACCTGTCCCACACCGAGCTGGCCCCACTCCGAGCGCCTCTCATCCCCATGGAGCACTGCACCACTCGCTTCTTTGAAGAGTGCGACCTGGACAATGACAAGTACATCGCCCTGGAGGAATGGGGCAGCTGCTTCGGCATCAAGGAGA AGGACATTGACAAGGACCTCGTGATCTAA
- the SPARC gene encoding SPARC isoform X1: MRAWIFFLICLAGKALATPQEALPDEIEVVEDPTTEEPVGVNPVQVEVGEFEEPTEDVEEIVAENPCQNHHCKHGKICEVDDNNIPMCVCQDPSTCPPSIGLFEKVCGTDNKTYDSSCHFFATKCTLEGTKKGHKLHLDYIGPCKYIPPCLDTELTEFPLRMRDWLKNVLVTLYERDEDNNLLTEKQKLKVKKIHENEKRLEAGEHTVELLARDFEKNYNMYIFPVHWQFGQLDQHPIDGYLSHTELAPLRAPLIPMEHCTTRFFEECDLDNDKYIALEEWGSCFGIKEKDIDKDLVI; the protein is encoded by the exons ATGCGGGCCTGGATCTTCTTCCTTATCTGCCTAGCTGGCAAGGCGCTGGCAACACCT CAGGAAGCCCTGCCAGACGAGATTGAAGTAGTGGAGGATCCTACAACCGAG GAGCCTGTCGGAGTCAATCCCGTCCAGGTGGAGGTCGGGGAGTTTGAGGAGCCCACCGAGGATGTGGAGGAGATTGTCGCTGAGA ATCCCTGCCAGAACCATCATTGCAAGCATGGCAAAATCTGTGAGGTGGACGACAACAACATCCCCATGTGTGTGTGCCAAGACCCCTCCACCTGCCCACCCAGCATTGGCCTGTTCGAGAAG gtgTGTGGCACTGACAACAAGACCTATGACTCCTCCTGCCACTTCTTTGCCACCAAGTGCACCCTGGAGGGCACCAAGAAGGGACACAAGCTCCACCTGGACTACATCGGGCCCTGCAAAT ACATTCCTCCCTGCCTGGACACAGAGCTGACCGAGTTCCCCCTGCGCATGCGCGACTGGCTCAAGAACGTGTTGGTCACCCTGTACGAGCGGGACGAGGACAACAACCTGCTGACGGAGAAGCAGAAGCTCAAG GTGAAGAAGATCCACGAGAACGAGAAGCGCCTGGAAGCCGGCGAGCACACTGTCGAGCTGCTGGCTCGGGACTTTGAGAAGAACTACAACATGTACATCTTCCCTGTGCACTGGCAATTTGGCCAGCTGGACCAGCATCCCATTGACGG GTACCTGTCCCACACCGAGCTGGCCCCACTCCGAGCGCCTCTCATCCCCATGGAGCACTGCACCACTCGCTTCTTTGAAGAGTGCGACCTGGACAATGACAAGTACATCGCCCTGGAGGAATGGGGCAGCTGCTTCGGCATCAAGGAGA AGGACATTGACAAGGACCTCGTGATCTAA